One Zestosphaera sp. genomic region harbors:
- a CDS encoding DUF1464 family protein has translation MRVVGIDPGTKTIDVCLLNDGRVISEAVIDSKEVATKPELLIKVVEKFSPYDIIVGPSGYGVEVTYIDEIPEEFFEEWYYTYVLLTSRSEIEEGVRRGDVGSYIYYAMAKTVKEFKRRGLPVVFIPGVINLPTIPEHRKLNRVDLGTADKLALAVLAVLMQSRRLRIPYSETSFILVELGFGYNSAVGVREGLVIDAFGGTSMPGPSFLTMGCADLEVVQLIKSWVKTDVFTGGVSYISGCASPEELVECYGSRAECRDALNSMIEGVLKSIHALTYTVGVPREIIYSGRLVRVKLIKEALINGCSKSGVLSHVNAVAVGNLPGASVVKETAQGYAVVGDGIVGGVFNDLIKHMRIKEARGSAVDYVRHPKFRRDAFPRFKR, from the coding sequence GTGAGGGTGGTGGGCATAGACCCAGGTACTAAAACCATTGACGTGTGCCTACTTAATGACGGTCGCGTGATATCGGAAGCAGTGATTGACTCCAAGGAGGTCGCTACGAAGCCTGAGCTCCTGATTAAGGTTGTTGAGAAGTTCTCACCTTACGATATTATAGTTGGACCCTCAGGTTACGGTGTTGAGGTGACGTATATTGACGAGATTCCTGAGGAGTTCTTCGAAGAGTGGTACTACACCTATGTGCTGTTGACAAGCAGGAGTGAGATCGAGGAAGGTGTTAGACGGGGTGACGTTGGCTCCTACATATACTACGCTATGGCTAAGACAGTCAAAGAGTTTAAGAGACGAGGTCTCCCAGTAGTGTTCATACCAGGCGTCATCAACCTCCCCACAATACCTGAGCATAGAAAGCTAAATCGAGTTGACCTCGGGACAGCTGATAAGTTAGCTCTCGCAGTCCTCGCCGTACTAATGCAATCGCGGAGGCTTAGAATACCTTACAGCGAGACTTCCTTCATTCTAGTGGAGCTCGGCTTCGGGTATAACTCAGCAGTGGGGGTGAGGGAGGGCCTAGTGATAGACGCGTTCGGAGGTACGTCGATGCCTGGACCCAGCTTCCTTACCATGGGTTGCGCGGATCTTGAGGTGGTTCAACTGATAAAAAGTTGGGTGAAGACAGACGTCTTCACTGGAGGGGTTTCTTACATATCTGGATGCGCCAGTCCAGAGGAGTTAGTGGAGTGCTACGGAAGCAGGGCTGAATGCCGAGACGCGCTGAACTCTATGATTGAAGGTGTCTTGAAGTCTATCCATGCCCTAACCTATACAGTAGGAGTGCCACGAGAGATCATTTACTCAGGCAGGTTAGTCAGGGTTAAACTCATTAAGGAGGCCCTGATCAACGGGTGTAGCAAATCAGGGGTTCTGAGCCACGTCAATGCGGTGGCGGTAGGCAACCTACCTGGTGCCAGCGTGGTGAAGGAAACGGCGCAGGGCTATGCCGTGGTTGGTGATGGGATAGTGGGTGGGGTGTTCAATGACCTGATTAAGCATATGCGCATTAAGGAGGCCAGGGGTTCTGCCGTCGATTATGTGCGTCATCCGAAATTCAGGAGGGACGCGTTCCCTAGGTTTAAGCGTTGA
- a CDS encoding HAD family hydrolase, with translation MIRLVIFDVWDTLLSLEGMQNALASKLHGVLGIKSREEILEAIKAVRDEVRSLRVYEVSASEVVPTSRIRLCNKLGIGLEDFLGVHEILVSEAKEGKLNHLVIDDVDYVMSYIKNAGLKVAVLGNVLLWDSIVTESILNSSGLGKFVDRYFFSDRLGLQKPEFEAFANVLKSFGVKAGEAIHVGDNVREDFGGALAAGLKAILINRKVRSGPLMFEEFAVVPEIKYVAHVIDEWIRR, from the coding sequence ATGATTAGGCTGGTTATCTTCGACGTCTGGGACACCCTCCTAAGTTTGGAGGGAATGCAGAACGCGCTCGCATCAAAGCTACATGGCGTTTTGGGGATTAAGTCGCGGGAGGAGATCCTAGAAGCGATTAAGGCCGTACGCGATGAGGTCAGGAGCTTAAGGGTATACGAGGTCTCAGCCAGTGAAGTAGTTCCTACATCGAGGATAAGACTCTGCAACAAGTTGGGAATCGGGTTGGAGGACTTCCTCGGGGTCCACGAGATCCTAGTTAGCGAGGCTAAAGAGGGCAAGCTGAACCACCTAGTCATAGACGATGTTGATTATGTGATGTCCTACATTAAGAATGCAGGCCTTAAGGTGGCGGTCTTAGGTAATGTGCTTCTCTGGGATTCAATCGTCACTGAATCCATACTGAATTCCTCGGGTTTAGGCAAGTTTGTAGATCGCTACTTCTTCTCCGACAGACTCGGGCTTCAGAAACCTGAGTTCGAAGCGTTCGCAAACGTTCTAAAGTCCTTCGGTGTGAAGGCAGGTGAAGCTATACACGTAGGTGATAACGTTCGTGAGGATTTCGGCGGTGCTCTAGCCGCTGGACTTAAGGCGATCCTTATAAACAGGAAGGTGAGAAGCGGACCCCTCATGTTTGAGGAGTTCGCTGTAGTGCCTGAAATCAAGTACGTAGCACATGTTATTGATGAGTGGATCCGACGCTAG
- the rbcL gene encoding type III ribulose-bisphosphate carboxylase — translation MAEKFEWYNVFVKRDYTPSLDRDVIVTFKVTPAEGFSLEDVAGGIASESSVGTWTTLTSLPERIWRLMGRAYEFMDLGNGSRLVRIAYPVDLFEEGNMPAFLASIAGNIFGMRRVKGLRIEDIYMPRDFLKNFKGPVKGVGGVRDIYRVYDRPILGTVPKPKVGYTPEELEVISFEILAGGMDFIKDDENLASPSYCRFDARARALMRAVDRAEKETGERKVWLANITADVRDMEKRLKLIADYGNPFVMIDVVIAGWSTLTYVRDLAEEYGLAIHAHRAFHAAFTRNPAHGLSMFVLAKLLRAVGVDQLHVGTPEVGKLEAKAEEVINICKVLREPTYVPEEGDDFRLKQEWFDLRNVLPTSSGGLHPGTLPEVLRTLGIDLTIQVGGGVLGHPGGPRKGAMAVRQAVEAYLKGVPLDTYAEVHSELREALNKWGYVRPA, via the coding sequence GTGGCAGAGAAGTTTGAATGGTATAATGTGTTTGTTAAGAGGGACTACACACCTAGCCTAGACCGTGACGTGATTGTCACCTTTAAGGTAACGCCTGCCGAGGGCTTCAGTCTGGAGGACGTTGCCGGCGGTATAGCGTCCGAAAGTAGTGTGGGTACTTGGACGACGTTGACTTCATTGCCTGAGAGGATCTGGAGGTTGATGGGCAGGGCGTATGAGTTCATGGACCTAGGAAACGGGTCGCGGCTTGTCAGGATTGCTTACCCCGTGGACCTGTTTGAGGAGGGTAACATGCCAGCATTTCTGGCTTCCATAGCTGGGAATATTTTTGGGATGAGGAGGGTTAAGGGCCTTAGGATCGAGGACATATACATGCCTAGGGACTTCTTAAAGAATTTCAAAGGTCCTGTGAAGGGTGTGGGGGGTGTTAGGGATATTTACAGGGTTTACGATAGGCCCATACTGGGCACGGTCCCAAAACCGAAGGTAGGCTACACACCAGAGGAGCTTGAAGTCATATCGTTCGAGATACTGGCAGGAGGTATGGATTTCATTAAGGATGATGAAAACCTTGCGTCACCATCATATTGCAGGTTCGATGCTAGAGCTAGGGCGTTAATGAGGGCTGTAGACAGAGCCGAGAAGGAAACCGGCGAGAGGAAGGTCTGGCTAGCCAACATAACAGCTGACGTGAGGGATATGGAGAAACGGCTTAAGCTGATTGCTGATTACGGTAATCCTTTTGTGATGATTGATGTAGTGATTGCTGGGTGGTCAACCCTCACGTACGTGAGGGATCTCGCGGAGGAGTACGGGCTGGCCATACACGCCCACAGAGCCTTCCACGCAGCATTCACTAGAAACCCTGCACACGGTCTCTCGATGTTCGTGCTCGCTAAACTCCTGAGGGCGGTAGGGGTTGATCAACTGCATGTTGGAACGCCGGAGGTCGGTAAGCTGGAGGCCAAGGCTGAGGAAGTCATCAATATATGCAAGGTCTTAAGGGAACCTACCTACGTGCCAGAGGAGGGGGATGACTTCAGACTTAAGCAGGAGTGGTTCGACTTAAGAAACGTCCTCCCGACCTCGTCCGGCGGACTGCACCCAGGCACGTTACCCGAAGTGTTGAGGACGCTTGGAATAGATTTAACTATACAGGTTGGTGGGGGAGTCCTAGGACATCCCGGAGGCCCTAGGAAGGGTGCTATGGCTGTAAGGCAGGCCGTTGAGGCCTACCTTAAGGGGGTGCCTCTGGACACTTACGCAGAGGTTCATAGTGAGTTAAGGGAGGCACTCAACAAGTGGGGTTATGTGAGACCGGCCTAG
- a CDS encoding gamma-glutamyltransferase family protein yields MFRTPFYSLKGVVASESPLASAIGVRVLESGGNAVDASVATSLALSVTLPHLGGLGGDFFALVKDLNGNVVFVNGSGYAPSRMSIEHPKTLGLSEVPVEGPLSAVVPGMIDGLRVMWSKFGTLEWSKLVDLVIRSVKEGFPITPSLATALNNLKVSLLRDEGSRRTYFAATQFYMSGDLVRFDGMVRTLEAIRENPRNFYDGDVALKISEYVRSLGGLISYEDMHSFKAELGEPIRLQFDGMTIYEMPPNTQGVTTLHLLKLLRNADTGSSTSIRRLTAYLRAFETAYRIRDTYVGDPRCMSVSVDHLLSDEFLNNAVGGKSLKPRGEGDTTYFTVVDKEGLVVSGIQSLFYPFGSKVTEPTYGITLNCRASSFNLMPGHPNSLAPLKKPLHTLSAMIIVTEKKEMTLGLSGGHFRPQLHAEIFENIFGHKMSPQEAIEHPRFIWHPGTQIIELEEGFEEGEVGGYSLRKTKYPSRLGVAAAAEVFGSRVKAGYVDIRGDGLALGPV; encoded by the coding sequence ATGTTCCGGACACCCTTCTACTCCTTAAAGGGCGTCGTTGCCAGTGAGTCCCCGCTGGCTTCTGCCATCGGCGTTAGGGTGCTTGAGTCAGGAGGTAATGCTGTCGACGCCTCTGTCGCCACGTCGCTCGCGTTGAGCGTCACCCTGCCCCACCTGGGAGGGTTGGGGGGTGATTTCTTCGCTCTTGTAAAGGATCTAAACGGTAACGTAGTCTTCGTTAACGGTTCAGGATACGCACCCTCTAGAATGAGCATAGAACACCCCAAGACACTTGGGCTCAGCGAAGTTCCTGTGGAGGGCCCGCTTTCAGCGGTCGTGCCGGGAATGATCGACGGCCTTAGAGTTATGTGGAGTAAGTTCGGGACCCTTGAGTGGAGTAAACTCGTTGACCTGGTAATAAGGTCTGTTAAAGAGGGTTTCCCGATCACACCGAGCCTCGCAACAGCCCTCAACAACTTGAAGGTCTCTCTACTTAGAGACGAAGGTTCTAGGAGGACTTACTTCGCGGCTACGCAGTTCTACATGTCTGGAGATCTCGTTAGGTTCGACGGCATGGTGAGGACGTTGGAGGCCATCCGTGAGAACCCGAGGAACTTCTATGACGGAGACGTAGCTCTTAAGATATCAGAGTATGTTAGATCTCTGGGCGGCCTCATTAGCTACGAGGATATGCATTCCTTCAAGGCGGAGTTGGGAGAGCCTATCAGGTTGCAGTTCGACGGCATGACCATCTATGAAATGCCTCCCAACACGCAGGGAGTCACAACGTTACATCTCTTGAAGCTCCTCCGAAATGCTGACACAGGGTCCTCAACCTCAATAAGGAGGCTCACAGCCTACTTGCGTGCTTTCGAGACCGCCTACAGGATCAGAGACACCTACGTTGGAGACCCGCGTTGTATGAGCGTCAGCGTTGACCATCTACTCAGTGACGAGTTTCTGAATAATGCCGTTGGAGGGAAGTCCTTAAAGCCTAGAGGGGAGGGCGACACCACGTACTTCACAGTAGTAGATAAGGAGGGCTTAGTAGTGTCAGGTATTCAGTCGCTATTCTACCCATTTGGTTCAAAGGTCACTGAACCAACCTACGGCATTACGCTCAACTGCAGAGCTTCCTCATTCAACCTAATGCCCGGTCACCCGAACTCGCTTGCACCCCTTAAGAAGCCTCTACACACCCTCTCAGCAATGATAATCGTGACAGAGAAGAAGGAGATGACGTTAGGGCTTTCCGGAGGTCACTTTAGGCCACAACTCCATGCGGAGATATTCGAGAATATATTTGGGCACAAAATGAGCCCACAAGAAGCTATAGAACATCCCAGGTTCATCTGGCATCCCGGGACTCAAATCATTGAGTTGGAGGAGGGGTTTGAGGAAGGCGAGGTAGGTGGGTACAGTTTGAGAAAGACTAAATACCCGTCCAGACTCGGCGTCGCCGCCGCCGCTGAGGTGTTTGGGAGTAGGGTTAAGGCAGGTTACGTTGATATCAGAGGGGACGGACTCGCGTTAGGTCCTGTCTAA
- a CDS encoding glycosyltransferase family 2 protein, translated as MDEALNTLSSQPAIMIPICLTLSVTYLFVIVGSIGYVTYRPRRKPYRADNVEFVLVTVANGKVKNALKESLSNLRNMFRGYVVWLVIDEGAELTHYLSALALSDPYVRLVVVPKGYVSQCRGKARAMRYFIEYLVDQRNWYVFLDDDNLVLGNDFLYEIPYYEERGYVAFNPILKPRRGRSTLAFIIDWVRYFNDLTFYRFFTGLLGVPLLGLHGELLGIRGDVLRELNIRPNSIAEDFRVAAELVRRNYKTWQSGTIVSIKSPNNLSDLQMQRARWFKGVLNDLMHAPNAMKVLVVLKSFNWVVSILAVTAIIVTANYNVYVMSLIMLNSIYYWTAYMYGVYKSGGFKYILLTPFAWVIEVSSIFRVCSIRGFYVINKN; from the coding sequence ATGGATGAAGCGCTTAACACTTTGTCAAGTCAGCCTGCTATCATGATACCTATCTGCTTGACCCTCTCTGTCACGTATTTATTCGTGATAGTAGGGTCCATAGGCTACGTTACCTATAGGCCTAGGAGGAAGCCGTATAGAGCGGACAACGTCGAGTTCGTGCTTGTGACTGTAGCCAACGGTAAAGTTAAGAACGCTCTTAAGGAATCCCTGAGCAACTTACGGAATATGTTTAGAGGCTACGTGGTCTGGCTGGTGATCGACGAGGGTGCTGAGTTGACGCACTACTTAAGCGCGCTAGCGTTGTCAGATCCCTACGTGAGATTGGTAGTAGTGCCTAAGGGATATGTTAGTCAGTGTAGGGGTAAGGCGAGGGCCATGCGTTACTTCATAGAGTACTTAGTTGATCAGAGGAACTGGTATGTCTTTCTAGATGACGATAACTTGGTACTCGGCAACGACTTTCTGTATGAAATACCCTACTATGAGGAGAGGGGGTATGTGGCGTTCAACCCAATACTTAAGCCGAGGAGGGGTCGCTCCACACTGGCCTTCATAATCGACTGGGTAAGGTACTTCAATGATCTAACCTTCTACAGGTTCTTCACAGGGCTTCTAGGGGTGCCGCTTCTAGGACTGCATGGAGAGTTACTGGGGATTAGAGGGGATGTCTTGAGAGAGCTTAACATCCGCCCTAACTCGATCGCAGAAGATTTCAGGGTGGCGGCAGAGTTGGTCAGGAGGAATTACAAGACCTGGCAGTCGGGCACTATTGTAAGCATTAAATCGCCGAACAACTTAAGCGATCTTCAGATGCAGAGAGCCAGATGGTTTAAGGGAGTCCTAAACGATCTGATGCACGCACCTAACGCAATGAAGGTGCTTGTAGTGCTTAAATCTTTCAACTGGGTTGTCAGCATCCTAGCCGTGACCGCGATCATAGTGACTGCCAACTATAACGTGTACGTGATGTCGCTCATTATGCTGAACTCTATCTACTACTGGACAGCGTACATGTACGGAGTCTATAAGTCTGGGGGATTCAAATATATCCTGCTAACCCCTTTCGCGTGGGTGATTGAGGTCAGCTCGATCTTTAGGGTGTGCTCGATAAGAGGATTTTACGTTATCAATAAGAACTAG
- a CDS encoding phosphatase PAP2 family protein yields the protein MRARTLTLLVTLIALSGLYICALISDSTEIWVAISELGGEYTYVLLFLLLYIFVDADLALNSLLMVLIAVSASGLLKGFFKIPRPPGGRVVEEGYSFPSRHTSTSSTFWSYLVFRVRDLLLMAVALLTVLAIAHSRIALGVHTYVDVYAGVMMGIMTGVLYGFISKHGRLRSYYTTLALGYVISSTAGIVYGDFMMWKALGLLLALSLYAHVRSHAHLFKSLRLHCRVLCMASALAAVLLTMALIPSTGEALTVIKYLIMGVALLYTPLLIAKRFNKLTCFK from the coding sequence GTGAGAGCGAGGACTCTGACGTTGCTCGTCACATTAATTGCTCTCTCCGGCCTGTACATCTGTGCACTGATAAGCGACTCTACCGAGATTTGGGTAGCCATCAGCGAGCTGGGAGGTGAGTACACATACGTACTCCTCTTTCTGCTACTCTACATTTTCGTTGACGCTGATCTGGCACTCAACTCGCTTTTGATGGTGTTGATAGCCGTATCTGCTAGCGGGCTTCTTAAGGGCTTTTTCAAGATACCCAGACCTCCCGGGGGTAGGGTGGTTGAGGAGGGATACTCCTTTCCGAGTAGGCATACCTCAACGTCCTCTACCTTCTGGAGTTACTTAGTGTTTCGTGTTAGAGACTTACTCCTGATGGCGGTCGCCCTGCTAACAGTGCTTGCAATAGCGCATTCAAGGATTGCTCTAGGGGTTCACACGTACGTGGACGTGTATGCAGGAGTTATGATGGGAATCATGACAGGGGTTCTCTACGGCTTCATATCCAAGCACGGGAGGTTGAGAAGCTACTATACAACACTAGCCCTAGGGTACGTGATCTCCTCAACTGCCGGTATTGTATACGGTGACTTCATGATGTGGAAAGCGTTAGGTCTCCTACTGGCGCTGTCGCTCTATGCACACGTCAGAAGCCACGCACACCTATTTAAGTCGCTGAGGCTCCACTGCAGGGTGTTGTGTATGGCGAGTGCTCTGGCCGCAGTCCTGCTTACGATGGCTCTAATTCCTTCAACGGGGGAGGCATTGACGGTCATTAAGTACTTAATAATGGGCGTTGCGCTCCTCTACACGCCTTTATTGATCGCCAAGCGCTTCAACAAGTTAACTTGTTTTAAATAG
- the nikR gene encoding nickel-responsive transcriptional regulator NikR produces MGLKFGVYIPEELKRHLDECMRALEIDNKSLVVREALRLFIVEHKWRVGGLILGVIGVVYDHETRDIDAQLTDIQHEYLHEIIAALHVHVDERNCMLVLTLKGESNRIKELLARIIRLRGVKLVRPILMPLEELSSVGSTHQ; encoded by the coding sequence GTGGGTCTTAAATTCGGAGTGTATATACCTGAGGAACTAAAGCGCCATTTAGACGAGTGTATGAGGGCCCTGGAAATAGATAATAAATCATTAGTGGTCAGGGAAGCTTTGCGACTCTTTATAGTTGAGCATAAGTGGAGGGTCGGCGGTCTAATTTTGGGAGTTATAGGGGTTGTATATGACCATGAAACCCGAGATATAGACGCGCAACTCACTGACATTCAGCATGAATATCTTCACGAAATCATAGCGGCGTTGCACGTGCATGTTGATGAGCGAAACTGCATGCTCGTACTGACTTTGAAGGGTGAGTCAAACCGTATTAAGGAATTACTTGCACGGATAATCAGGTTGAGGGGGGTTAAGCTCGTGAGGCCTATCCTAATGCCGTTGGAGGAACTGTCTAGCGTCGGATCCACTCATCAATAA
- a CDS encoding cysteine synthase family protein, producing the protein MRSEYFVTDAVGHTPVVRLKNVVPGGLKAEVWVKLEFMNLTGSIKDRMALYMIRRAEAQGRLSKGKTILVATTGNTGIAFAALGAALGYRVTVVMPEGVSEERFKLIKHYGADIIRVPGGGFDAFKVLSYAKELEELHPDKYVFLNQWDDEANVEAHYETTGREIVEQLGAVDAFVAHVGTGGTLVGIAKRLKEVNPKTLVVGAEPSECPVVHHWFYTGVEGPAGRHEIEGVGDGFVPDIIRRYKHLIDHFEVVSTDDAIEMSRRLARCEGLAVGISSGANVAAALKIAFKFNLGEGKKIVTILPDYAARYFSTRLFTER; encoded by the coding sequence TTGAGGTCGGAGTATTTCGTAACCGACGCGGTGGGGCACACACCTGTAGTCAGGCTAAAGAACGTTGTTCCAGGAGGTTTGAAGGCTGAGGTGTGGGTTAAGCTCGAATTCATGAATCTGACAGGCAGTATTAAAGACAGGATGGCGCTCTACATGATTAGGAGGGCTGAGGCACAGGGCAGACTAAGTAAGGGCAAGACCATATTGGTCGCTACGACAGGTAACACGGGGATAGCTTTCGCCGCGCTAGGTGCTGCACTAGGATATAGAGTGACTGTAGTGATGCCGGAGGGAGTTAGCGAGGAAAGGTTTAAACTGATTAAGCACTACGGAGCGGACATAATTAGGGTGCCGGGCGGTGGGTTCGACGCATTTAAGGTGCTTAGCTACGCCAAGGAGCTTGAGGAACTGCATCCGGACAAGTACGTATTTCTGAATCAGTGGGACGATGAGGCGAACGTTGAGGCACACTACGAGACCACTGGCAGGGAGATAGTTGAACAGCTAGGCGCTGTCGACGCATTCGTGGCCCACGTAGGCACTGGAGGAACGTTAGTCGGCATCGCTAAGCGGCTTAAAGAAGTGAATCCGAAAACGCTAGTGGTTGGGGCTGAGCCGTCAGAATGTCCTGTAGTCCATCACTGGTTCTATACAGGTGTGGAGGGCCCGGCAGGCAGACATGAGATAGAGGGGGTTGGAGACGGTTTCGTGCCTGACATAATAAGGAGGTATAAGCACCTGATAGATCATTTTGAGGTAGTGTCCACCGACGATGCCATAGAGATGTCTAGGAGGCTTGCGAGATGTGAGGGCCTTGCAGTAGGGATTTCCTCAGGGGCTAACGTTGCTGCTGCACTGAAGATCGCTTTCAAGTTTAACCTGGGTGAGGGGAAGAAGATAGTTACTATACTCCCGGACTACGCTGCAAGATACTTTAGCACCAGACTCTTCACGGAACGCTAG
- a CDS encoding dipeptidase, whose amino-acid sequence MTYPVIDLHEDVSTYFLTFGSGQVLADFGVDVSGRDADIPKYVRGNVRVVFASAFPGTHTFDVRLREEVGSGRWLPKTIMRYPQIQLFEHFKIYYALAEAYGIALVESAKDVDNITLSREYRFGFLIHVEGADSVDDPYDLILLRKLGLRSLGLTWNYNNKWASSCTSQKDYGLTPDGEELVKMANKLGIMLDVAHASKRTALEVLEASRKPVLISHANAKAVHNHRRNVEDEVLEALRRNGGVIGLTFVPSFISRKERPTTEDLVKHFIHVRETFGPDILAIGTDFHGLLGQPGPVGLETVDKVQDLLNLLRDRGFSETDLRKIAYENVLRVIHGNLQ is encoded by the coding sequence ATGACGTACCCGGTTATAGATCTTCATGAAGATGTATCTACCTACTTCCTGACGTTCGGGAGCGGCCAGGTGCTCGCCGACTTCGGTGTCGATGTTAGTGGTAGGGATGCGGATATCCCAAAGTACGTCCGTGGTAATGTTAGAGTGGTGTTCGCCTCCGCGTTCCCTGGAACCCACACCTTCGACGTAAGGCTTCGTGAAGAGGTAGGGAGCGGAAGGTGGCTACCTAAAACGATAATGAGGTATCCACAGATACAGCTTTTCGAACACTTCAAGATCTACTATGCCCTGGCCGAGGCTTACGGGATAGCGCTGGTTGAGTCTGCTAAGGACGTTGATAATATCACTCTCTCAAGGGAGTATAGATTCGGCTTCCTCATCCATGTCGAGGGGGCTGACTCTGTGGACGACCCGTACGACCTCATATTGCTCAGGAAGCTGGGACTGAGGTCCTTAGGGCTGACGTGGAACTACAACAATAAGTGGGCGTCGTCGTGCACCTCGCAGAAGGATTATGGGCTGACGCCCGACGGTGAAGAATTAGTCAAGATGGCGAACAAGCTGGGTATCATGTTGGATGTAGCCCATGCAAGCAAGAGAACAGCCCTCGAAGTTCTTGAGGCGTCCAGGAAGCCGGTCTTAATAAGTCACGCTAACGCCAAGGCAGTGCATAATCACAGGAGGAACGTAGAGGATGAAGTTCTTGAGGCGTTGCGCAGAAACGGAGGCGTCATCGGTCTGACTTTCGTTCCATCATTCATATCACGTAAAGAAAGACCCACTACAGAGGACCTGGTTAAGCACTTCATCCATGTCCGTGAGACATTCGGACCCGACATACTGGCTATAGGGACTGACTTCCACGGACTCTTAGGGCAGCCGGGGCCTGTAGGTCTTGAGACTGTGGACAAAGTGCAGGACTTACTGAATCTGCTGAGGGACAGGGGATTCAGCGAAACGGATTTGAGGAAGATAGCCTACGAAAACGTCTTGAGAGTGATTCACGGGAACCTGCAGTAA